The Acidobacteriota bacterium sequence GACAGCTCCACTTCCGCTTCCCGAAGCTTGCGGACGATACTTTCTACTGTAAATCGTTGCCTGCCCATTAGATCCTCCTTCCTCGATCCAGTCCAACATAATAACTCTCAAACTGGAACGAAATATGGGGGGCAGGTCAGAGAAACTCGAATCTAAGGGTTTCATATCAAGGCCAGGTCGGGGGCAAATACGGTTGCGTAAGGAAAAGCCCGGAACAGATTCCCACGCCAAGACGGTAGACGTTCCTCTTGTCGGTTCAGCACCTTGCGGAACTCCTGTATTTGCTGATGAGAACATAGAAGGAGTCTTCCCTGTGTCAACCAAGCTAGCTCGGGCTCCATATCGTTACTTTCTACTCCGAGCCATTGGTGATTCGATGAATCAGAAAGGTATTCAAGACGGCAATCTTGTTTTGGTTCGCCAACAACCGAGTGCCGAAAATGGCGACCGTGTTGTCGCCTTGATTGACGAGGAAGCGACTATCAAAGAATTTCATAGAACCAGTAATGCAATAATCTTGAAACCAAAATCAACTAACAAACAGCACCAGCCAATAATCCTGACCAACGACTTTCAGATTCTAGGCGTGGTGCAAACAGTAATAGAATTATGAGGTAGCAAATTATGTCAAACTATCACGTATCGAAAGACCAGAAATCTGGACAATGGAAAGTTCAGCGCGAGAATGCAAAGCGGGTTAGCGACTTTGCCAAGACCCAACGTGAAGCAGAGCAGATCGCCAAACGACTTTCTGGAAACTCAGGTGGCGGCGAGGTTCGCATTCATGGATTAAACGGCAAGATTAGGGATAGTGACACCGTCCCGCCGGGGAACGACCCCTGTCCGCCGAAAGATAAGAAACATTAATTAACCAAATATGAGCTTTGAAGATACGTTCAAATCATGGGCTTCGCCACCGAGCCAGACAGAACAGGAGAAGTGCGACAACGCCGCCAGGCAGATTAGTACCGCAATCAGAAGCTCCAGCAAACTGAGCGAATATGACATTACAGTATTTCCTCAAGGGTCCTATCGCAACCGAACAAACGTCAGGCGCGAAAGTGATGTTGATATTTGCGTTCTCTGTACCAACGTGTGTTTCGCAGACTATCAATTCGGAGAAGGTCTCACCGACAAGGATATTGGACTCAGTGATCATCCTTACACGTATACGATGTTCAAGAACGACGCGCATGCTGCACTGAATGATTATTTCGGGGCGTCAAACGTACAACGAGGCAACAAAGCTTTTGATATTCACGAGAATTCGTACAGGGTTGATGCGGATGTAGTGGCCTGTTTCGAACATCGGCGCTACATGAGAACCGTAAATGGCGGTCACCGGTACGAATCGGGAACCGAGTTTCGGCCAGATAATGGTGGCAGCGTAATCAACTGGCCTAATCAAAACTACGATAACGGTGTGACCAAGAATAAGAACACAAGCAAAGGTTTCAAGGCGGGGGTTAGGATATTGAAGCGTCTTCGCAATACCTTGGAAGATAACGGTTATGAAGCAGCGTCACCGATTCCATCGTATTTGCTGGAATGCCTAGCGTGGAATGTGCCTGATGAGGGATTTCATAATCAGACATACACTGCAGATGTTCGCTACATCCTTACCCATCTTATTAACAGCACCATCTCTAAGGAAAATTGTGATGAGTGGGGGGAAATCAACGAGCTTAAATATTTGTTTCGTGGGAGCCCACCTTGGACCGTTGAACAAGTACATAAGTTTGTTGTTGCCGCTTGGGACTATATAGGATTTAAATGAAGACAGTATGAATTCCATTCGTGATCAAATCTCAATTGGGTTTCAAGCAGCAGTGTTCCTGCTGATTTGGGTTGTGCTACTTGTTATTAAGGGGGTGTCATTAGAAATCGGGTGGGAAGCCGTAAAACTAATTCCAGATGTTATCGGAGTCTATGCTCTTTTGGTGTTTGTCTTTGTCAAATGGCTTTGGAAATGTTCTGTTTTCCGTAGGTGGTTAGTGACGACACCAGTCATTCAGGGGACTTGGAAGGGAACTATGCAAACGACTTGGAAAAATCCTGACACAGGACAAATACCAGGGCCAATCGAGGTTTACATAGTGATTCGACAAACACTTCGGACTACAAACATCACTATGTTTACGGAGGAATCGACCTCCGAAAGCGACGCGGCTGCTTTATGTATCGATGAAGAGGTTGGTAAGCAGATTCTCAGCTATAGTTATTCCAACGTGCCGAAGTCTACCGTTAGAAACCGTAGTGAAATACACTATGGTTCTGCACGACTGCGAATAAGTTTGAGATCTGAGAAGATACTTGAGGGAGAATATTGGACAGACCGCAAGTCCACAGGTCATATGAAGCTGACTTATTACAATAAAACAAAGATCGAGCGATTCCCCCTTAATCAGGAATCATAATAAATAGGAGTCTAAGATGATAGACATACAGTTCAAAATCAATGGTCGAGCAGTTAGTCCCAATAGAATTGGGGATGTCCTTGAGAAAGCAATCTATGATCACGTCATTGAGTCCGTTAAGAAGAAACTCGGCTCAGTAAGATGCCCCAAACATGGGAAATCACCTAAAGTGACAATTGTTGGGAAATCGATTGATAAGGTCGAATATCAGATTACGGGTTGTTGCCAAGATGTGATCGACCGCACTCGTAATTACTTACCGGTTAACAATATTTTGAGTAGTTATAGTGTTTTTTCGACTCCAGGATAAAACAGCGGAATACCACACCTCCCCCGACGCTGCTTGTAGTGAAGCTTTTAAACGTTCTCTCCCATATGACGGGATTAAACAGATTAGGCTTTTCACACCCTATTTTGTGGAAAACTCGATAATTTGCTAAAATAAGTTCGAACATTATCGACTAAGGTCAGCCTAAAGTCCCATCATTTTGTGGATAACGCCCAGATTTTTTGATAATAGGTTCGAACTTCGTCCACTAATCCCCGAAGCCTGGAAACAGCCCTGTCTAAAGCAGGGTTTTTTCCGTTAGGTAAGCCATGTATTAAGGGTTCGAACCGAATATTATAGGGCTTGATGGATTCTATGTGATTGAAGATATTATCAAACGGTTCTTTGGCTTGTATTAGCAGATTTTTGTCCGTCAAAACGAGGTTCGAACCGATCTGACGTACTGCTGCTTTTTTTTCTTCGATTGACCCGGACATAAATGATTGCCTTAGTTTTGTCATGAATTTGAACGCGTCAATTGCTTCTGCTTTTGCACTGTCATATCCATCGGTGGCTTTTCTAAGTTCACGTTCCAGTAATTTCTTTTCTTTTTCCAATTCTTGTTTTTTTGACAAGAAATCTTCATCGCTCAGTAATTCTCTCAGCTTTATTTTCAGGAGTTCCGATAGATTCTTTTCATTCTGAACAATCCTTTTCTTGAGCGAAGCAATCTCCATTTTGTTATTATTTTCATGCGGGTCTTCCTGCGTTTCACTGATATGCAGAAGGAATTCGAGCAAATACTGATCGTATGTGACCGAGTGCAAGTAGGATACGAATTGTTCATTAAGCTCTCTCTCTTCGATATATCTCTGTGAACATCTTGTCCTTCTCTTGGTGCAATGATAGTAGATGTACTTGCTTCCAAAGCGATTTGTTTTGTGCTCGGCAGTTATTGAGGCTCCACATTCACCGCATTTTATCAGTCCGGTATACTGGAATCTATATTGCTTTGGTCTTGTCGAGGTTGGTGAATGAATAAAGCATTGAACTTTGTGAAACTCCTTTTTTGTGACCATTGGTTCGTGGTTGCCCTTATATAACTTTCCGTGATATTCAAACGTACCATAATAAAACGGGTTGGAGAACATATAGTATACCGATGAATGGCTTATTGGATTGCCCCCACCGGATTTGTATATTCTGGAGCGCAGTCCATATTTGTTACTGCCGATATCCAAGACTTGCGGAAGCGTATAGCCACCTGTCAGCATCAAATCCCACATTTTTCGGATAATCTTAAATCGTTCCGGATCAGGAATTATAGTATGATCCTCTAATTTGTTTAGGTATCCCAGCGGTGCTTGGGCAGGGTACCATCCTTTTTCCAGTTTTGCTCTTTGTCCTCGCTTAACATTATCGCTCAGGTCGTCAATATATTTCTTGGCCATACCAAATTCCAGTTGTAGCCAAAACTTGTCATTCCCGGAATTGAAGAATGATCTTTGTGGTGTATGAATATGCTTGAGCTTGTTTTCTTCCATAGCCCAAATGAGAGCACCGCCGTCGATAGGGTTGCGAGCAAGTCTGTCAAGTTTCCAGCAGAGTAGTTCTGTAATCTTGTTGTTTTGTATGTCAGCATAAAGTTCGTCAAAAACTTCCCGGCCGGGAGCTTTTGCGGATTTGCTTTCAGTGAAAACCTTATCGACGATCCAGTTCATTCTAGTGGCGTGTGCTTTCAGTTCCTTGACCTGGGATTCAATAGACTGGACTTGTCTATCTTCTGATTCAGTCGATTTTCTTGCGTATATTGTTACGTGATTCATTTCCCCTAATGATGTTTATGAGATTCAAAAACCGAGTGATGATATCCAATGCTTCTTGATCGGATATTTCTTTCTCATATCGCAATCGGTATATGTGTCGGAATGTTTGTATTTGTTTTTGTGTAATGGGCATGGGGGATATTATACCTATTACGTGGCTGTTTTGATAGTGAGACAAACCGGTGTGAAAGTCCCCCCACTTTGTGGAAAACCGATGCGATCAGTGAGCGTAGTCTGCTACTTGATAGTCCGTTTTGTACCATTCTGTATTGGAGTATATCATATATCTATAAAGCACACAAATATGGAAAGCATTATCTATTCAAAAGAACATAAGAGACTCATAGGCCGAATTGTCAAGGCACGCAAAGAAGCCGGTTTGAGCCAGGTCGAAGCCGCAAAGCTCTTGGCGAAATCCCAGTCGTATATGTCCAAAATTGAACTCGCCCAGAGGAAGATTGATGTAATTGAGCTTAAAAGGCTGGCACAAATATACAAAAAGCCAATGAGCTACTTTTTGTAGGCAATTGTAAGGTTTTCTGAAGCATCAATAGAATAATTAGAATACATGTGTAAAATGACCGCACATGTTTTTTGTTTTAGCTGATCGGCTTCCGGTTAAATGACAAAATCGTCATTTAAAGCTAAGGCTTGCAATTTTTCGGAATATCCTGTAAAGTTATCTGTTTTTATTTGCAAAATCAAAGCTATCCTATGGAACAAGCCATTCATGGGCATTTGTCCTATTGTTCACTATTACTATCCACATTTTGGTGGTACTTCGGCTTATTGATACTCAATAACGCATGTTTTAGGGTTACTTAAGAAAACAAAAATAAAAATCGCAAATTCATGTCCCGTGACCTAAAAACAATTGATAGGAATCAAATCCGAAGATACCGTAAGAAACGGTATCTTCGGCAGCGGGACGTTTCGGAACTGTTAGGACTGAAACAACCGTGTGATATCTACCGCTGGGAAACTGGTCAGAAACTACCTTCACTGAGAAATGCCCTGAAACTATCCGCTGCACTCAAATGTCCTGTCGAACTGTTGTTCTTAGATCACTATAAGCAGATTCAACATGAGATGTACGGGGAACACTTGGAATGAACTATTACAGCTTTATAAATAATCACTAACCAAAACAAACATGCAAATTCAAAAGAAAGAACCGTCGTCAAAAGACGATCTCGCAACCGAGATTGCCAAAACATTTCAGGAGGCACACCGCACCGAATTGTACCGGTACATTTTCCAAAGGCACGATGAGTCGACCATCAGAAAAGCTTTTGAGGAAACCACCAAAGTACCGGTCAGCAAAATCAGGAAGTCGAAGTCTGCCTTATTCTTTTATCTCCTGAACAAATATGCGGAAAAATAAAATAAAAATCCTGGCAATTGATCCCGGAACCAGGCACATGGGATTCGCTTCTTTCGAAGGAACAGAGCTTGTCGATTACGGAGTCAAGACTATCAGACAAGGCTCGGATGTAGTAATTCTCACGCACCTTGAGGAGATTATCAGTCGCCTGATGAAAGAGAAGAAACCGGATTATCTCGCTCTGGAACGAAATACATTTTCTCAAATCAAACAGAACTTTCGGTTAACGCTGGGTATCTCGAAAATGAAGTATATCGCCAAGAAGCTTGGTGTGCTGGTCTACGAATATGACCCCAGAACGATCCGCAAGGAGATATGCAATGACGGAAATGCCAGTAAAATCCGGGTCGCCCAGACGATTGTGATCTCGTTCGATGAACTGAAAGTGTATCTCCAGTCGGACAAAAAATGGGTCCTGAGATATAATCTGAACTTACTCGACGCTGTTGCAATCGGCTTAACCTTCATTCGCCAGAATATCAGCAGTGCCCGATCAACCCGCAACTGGCTATTGGCCAGATAATTGTGTATCTGACCAGATAGATGTTCATCTTGACAGCCCGAAACACATGTAACCCTAACCATAGGCTAATTGTAAATATCTATGAGTGTTAATTTAAGAAGACGACCTTTTGGAAAGGAAAAAATCCATGTTGGTTTACCGTCAAAATGCCGAATCTGCAAACAGAAGCTTAAATTCGGCAAACTATGCTATTACTGTAAGAAACGACGAACATCGTAAGCTCCTTGAAAACAATTTCAATCGGTGATTGAAATACGACCACTTGCGTCGTGGTCGTTAAAGATAAGACGCCCCCTCGTCGGTCTGGTTCACTCCATCACTTTTCCCTTGCCAGAAGCACTAAAATTATGCTTCTTGAGAGTAGAAATGATATATTTTCATTTCTACTTTCGACAACACGTAAGGTGTTGTGAGGTAAGGGGAACGTGATGTCGCTCTCCGCCCGACTTCGCTCCCTTCCCTTGGCTCTCTGCCTAGTCTGCTTCTACCGTTAACGACGACGGATGTGCTGGTGAAACAAATCCGAAGCAGACCAGGAACCGGGAGAGCCATCGGCTTCGCCGGAAACAATGAATTGTTTCCTTACTCGGGTTTGCCCCGCATCTACATGTCAGCGGAGGGGCAAACCGAAGCGAGCGAAGTCGGGCGGACACGAATCGTCAGCCAAAAACCAGTATCCTGCGGATTTCGGTTTTTGGGACGAGTTCGGCCTCCGACGAGGGGGCGTCTAAGATAAAGATTCCGGCAAGCCGGAAACGGGGATTACAAGAAGATGACCAAACCCACCCAAAAGAAACGACTCTCACGATATGTCCCGAATAAAGGGGCTTTCCCTGATTTGGTTTTGAGAGACCGGGATTTCATGATCCTCAGGTTGGTCTATGACCATCGGTTCTTAAGTAGTGAGTTGCTCTGGCAACTGTTGCAGACAGATAGCCAGTCCCGCGCCGTTTCATATTCCGTTGGCTCGGACGGCAAGAAACGTCCCACAAGCCACGGATTTGGACCACAGGCGTTGTCCAAGCGGCTAAAACAGCTTTTCAACGCTCGGTACCTGGAACGGCATTACATTACCGATCAGCCGATGGGCAGAGGGCATGGCTCGCCGCGAGCCATTTACGGTCTGGGACCGGCATGCCCGAAGATTCTCCAAGAAAGGCTCGATATTCCGCCTAGAATTACTCAGCGGATTATCGAGAGCAACAAGGTCAAATCTCCGTTCTTAAGGCACGCTTTGGAAGTGGCTGCATTTCGAGCGATTCTTGAACTGGCCTGCCAACGGCACGAAGACAAGTTCAAGCTGCTTTTCTGGGAGCAGGGCGATTCCATCAGGGACTCTGTAATCGGAGTCAATGAAAAGGGCCAAGACGAACGGTTTCCGGTTCACGCAGATGCTTTTTTCGGTTTGGAAGTTATCGGTGAAGGCAAAACGCATTTTTTCTTGGAAGTCGATCGGGGAACCGAACCAATCGTGTCGTCAAAGCAACGCACCGACATAAGGCGGAAACTTATTGGATACCGGCTGTATCGTAAATCGAAGAAATTCCCAAAACGGTACGCGTACCGGCAGCTTCCAAATGGACAAATTGTCGGAATCGACGCGTGTGTCGACCGCTTTATTGAAGACCGTCAGATGATTACCGGCTTTCAGGTTCTTTTTGTAACCCCCGGAGCAGTCAAACCGGACAAACGCCTGTCGGGACGCATCGCGAGCATATTTGCGGAATTTCCGGCTCTGGGGAAGTTTTTCGTAACGAATTCGCTGTTTTGGTTCACTCCACCGGAATCATTCAGCATTAAGGAACCGGAATCGATATTTTCCAAATGCTGGATCACGCCGAACCCGCAAAACGACCTGATGAGCATGGTGGAATAAAATGGAGTTCCAGCTTCATACATTCCGTTCTCCTCGCCATTTGACCAAGCTGTCATGTAGGAGCAGAGCACGTTATAGGTGGTAGCGTTGCTCTGGTCGTTTGAGGACTTCCGCCTCATTGAAGTCCCAGGCGATGCGGAATGATGAAGCTGGAATTTTACAGAAGAGACAATATTGATAAGGACTGAGAAATGAAGAAGGCTTCGATTGAATCCATTGAGGCGTATGTCAAGAAAGCGGATGACCGTTATTGGAACGACGATTTTACATCCGCTATGAAACTCTCCGAAAAGGGGTTGATACAGGCTAAAGCTTCAAAGGATTATGAACGTCAGATCGAATGCCTTCTTATCCAGATGAAGTCGCATATGTCTTCGGGAGAAGCGTCCAAAGCGAAACGCCTATCCGCGACAATCAATAAACTCGCTTCCGATAAATGTTCTCGCTCGACATACGCCAATGCCCTGATTGAGTCGGGCTACTTATACCTTCAATACTTGGAATACAAACAAGCGGAAGAGTTCACCGTCGAAGCGTTAATTATCGCCAGAGATGAAAGTCTTCCTGATCTTGAAGCCGATGCTTTGGTACAGTTGGCTTCGCTGGATAGCCTTCGGCAGAATTTCAAAGAAGCTTCCGTGTATCTCAGAGAAGCTCTGAAAATATCCAAGCACTTAAAACGAACCGAAGCCATGCTTGAGGCAATTATTCAGCAAGGGCTTGTATGCGGAACGGTCGGTGACTATGACAGGGCGTTGGAATTATTCGAGCAGGTCGAATCGCTGTCCGAGAAACACAAGCTATACGATTACCAAGTCGAGAGTATCTTAAATCAGGGCGATATATTCCGCTCAATAGGGGATTTTGACAAAGCGGAAAGGCTTTACAACAACGCCCTTGATAAATCCGACAAGCGCAAAGTGCCGACCAAAACCGCCGAGATTCTCAGGCGAGTCGGCAATTTGCTTTTGCATAAACAGGACTTTGAGCGAGCTTTAGAGTGGTATCGCTTTTGCGAAAAGCAAATCAAGAAATTCAAATCCGAATCCTATTTTCCTTTTGTTGCGTTGGGATTCGGAACCGCCTACAACGGTTTGGAAGATTATAAACGAGCCGTCGAATATTTCTGGCGCGTACTCGATACGATAGCACCCAGCTATTTCCTGCACAGCAGTATCTTGAAGCAAGTTCTGGAACAGCTCAGCCTGTCATTGGGCTATCTCAATAAGAAAAGCCAGAGTAAACAGGTAGGCGAATTAGCCGGCAAAGTACGCGAGTTGACCAATACCGGAATAGATAGCTCGCATCAGACAGGCTTATTCATTAAAAAGCTGGAGAATGAACTGAACATTCTTATTGAATCACTCAAAACCGAACAGCTCACCATGTTCTCTCGTGACGGCGTTCGTGTCGATTTGAAGACCGGAGAAATCTACGGAGACGGAAACCTACCAATAAACCATTTTTCCAATTTACAGCTGGAGATATTCAGGCTGTTAGTCGAGAACGAAGGTACTGCCGTCAGCAACAAAAGGATTATCGGTTGCTATGAAACATACGTTGATGATTTGCAGGGAGTGCCACGTCGAGCGCATTATTTCATTGCGGAAATAAGAAACAAACTCGGTAGCAAGAAGATTATCAAGACCGAGACCGGTTCCGGTTACAAAATTCCCCGCCTCTGATTCTATCCTTACAATCCTTACAAATCCCCTGTGTGGACATAACAGCGTCTATTACGCAATTTGATTCCGTGATTAGAACAACAACCCTTAACCGAAAGGATGAATCATGGAATCACAAAAGGAAACCGGTCGCAAAGAGCAGGAAACTCCCGATATCGGAGCCTCGATCTTCGCCGGAGCGCTTGTCTGTTTGGCAGTCTATGGAGGCTACAAGCTCTTCCAGAAGGAAGTGAACCAGGCACCTCTTCTGGGAAGCGAAGTCGACTCCGAGATCCTCAGCAAGATTGTCGATCAGGAACTGAAGTCGTGACTCTGCCAGTCAAACAGGAAGG is a genomic window containing:
- a CDS encoding helix-turn-helix transcriptional regulator, encoding MESIIYSKEHKRLIGRIVKARKEAGLSQVEAAKLLAKSQSYMSKIELAQRKIDVIELKRLAQIYKKPMSYFL
- a CDS encoding replication-relaxation family protein, which encodes MTKPTQKKRLSRYVPNKGAFPDLVLRDRDFMILRLVYDHRFLSSELLWQLLQTDSQSRAVSYSVGSDGKKRPTSHGFGPQALSKRLKQLFNARYLERHYITDQPMGRGHGSPRAIYGLGPACPKILQERLDIPPRITQRIIESNKVKSPFLRHALEVAAFRAILELACQRHEDKFKLLFWEQGDSIRDSVIGVNEKGQDERFPVHADAFFGLEVIGEGKTHFFLEVDRGTEPIVSSKQRTDIRRKLIGYRLYRKSKKFPKRYAYRQLPNGQIVGIDACVDRFIEDRQMITGFQVLFVTPGAVKPDKRLSGRIASIFAEFPALGKFFVTNSLFWFTPPESFSIKEPESIFSKCWITPNPQNDLMSMVE
- a CDS encoding crossover junction endodeoxyribonuclease RuvC — its product is MRKNKIKILAIDPGTRHMGFASFEGTELVDYGVKTIRQGSDVVILTHLEEIISRLMKEKKPDYLALERNTFSQIKQNFRLTLGISKMKYIAKKLGVLVYEYDPRTIRKEICNDGNASKIRVAQTIVISFDELKVYLQSDKKWVLRYNLNLLDAVAIGLTFIRQNISSARSTRNWLLAR
- a CDS encoding tetratricopeptide repeat protein, with the translated sequence MKKASIESIEAYVKKADDRYWNDDFTSAMKLSEKGLIQAKASKDYERQIECLLIQMKSHMSSGEASKAKRLSATINKLASDKCSRSTYANALIESGYLYLQYLEYKQAEEFTVEALIIARDESLPDLEADALVQLASLDSLRQNFKEASVYLREALKISKHLKRTEAMLEAIIQQGLVCGTVGDYDRALELFEQVESLSEKHKLYDYQVESILNQGDIFRSIGDFDKAERLYNNALDKSDKRKVPTKTAEILRRVGNLLLHKQDFERALEWYRFCEKQIKKFKSESYFPFVALGFGTAYNGLEDYKRAVEYFWRVLDTIAPSYFLHSSILKQVLEQLSLSLGYLNKKSQSKQVGELAGKVRELTNTGIDSSHQTGLFIKKLENELNILIESLKTEQLTMFSRDGVRVDLKTGEIYGDGNLPINHFSNLQLEIFRLLVENEGTAVSNKRIIGCYETYVDDLQGVPRRAHYFIAEIRNKLGSKKIIKTETGSGYKIPRL
- a CDS encoding DUF2188 domain-containing protein, giving the protein MSNYHVSKDQKSGQWKVQRENAKRVSDFAKTQREAEQIAKRLSGNSGGGEVRIHGLNGKIRDSDTVPPGNDPCPPKDKKH
- the lexA gene encoding transcriptional repressor LexA, which produces MERNMGGRSEKLESKGFISRPGRGQIRLRKEKPGTDSHAKTVDVPLVGSAPCGTPVFADENIEGVFPVSTKLARAPYRYFLLRAIGDSMNQKGIQDGNLVLVRQQPSAENGDRVVALIDEEATIKEFHRTSNAIILKPKSTNKQHQPIILTNDFQILGVVQTVIEL
- a CDS encoding nucleotidyltransferase; this encodes MSFEDTFKSWASPPSQTEQEKCDNAARQISTAIRSSSKLSEYDITVFPQGSYRNRTNVRRESDVDICVLCTNVCFADYQFGEGLTDKDIGLSDHPYTYTMFKNDAHAALNDYFGASNVQRGNKAFDIHENSYRVDADVVACFEHRRYMRTVNGGHRYESGTEFRPDNGGSVINWPNQNYDNGVTKNKNTSKGFKAGVRILKRLRNTLEDNGYEAASPIPSYLLECLAWNVPDEGFHNQTYTADVRYILTHLINSTISKENCDEWGEINELKYLFRGSPPWTVEQVHKFVVAAWDYIGFK
- a CDS encoding recombinase family protein, whose protein sequence is MNHVTIYARKSTESEDRQVQSIESQVKELKAHATRMNWIVDKVFTESKSAKAPGREVFDELYADIQNNKITELLCWKLDRLARNPIDGGALIWAMEENKLKHIHTPQRSFFNSGNDKFWLQLEFGMAKKYIDDLSDNVKRGQRAKLEKGWYPAQAPLGYLNKLEDHTIIPDPERFKIIRKMWDLMLTGGYTLPQVLDIGSNKYGLRSRIYKSGGGNPISHSSVYYMFSNPFYYGTFEYHGKLYKGNHEPMVTKKEFHKVQCFIHSPTSTRPKQYRFQYTGLIKCGECGASITAEHKTNRFGSKYIYYHCTKRRTRCSQRYIEERELNEQFVSYLHSVTYDQYLLEFLLHISETQEDPHENNNKMEIASLKKRIVQNEKNLSELLKIKLRELLSDEDFLSKKQELEKEKKLLERELRKATDGYDSAKAEAIDAFKFMTKLRQSFMSGSIEEKKAAVRQIGSNLVLTDKNLLIQAKEPFDNIFNHIESIKPYNIRFEPLIHGLPNGKNPALDRAVSRLRGLVDEVRTYYQKIWALSTK